From one Anaerolineales bacterium genomic stretch:
- a CDS encoding ISL3 family transposase, producing the protein MRNSSSLEATIRDFRCQRCGIFREALPGIDRRKTTERFRSLILPKIRDRSFSAVGKEYGISAMSLIRSARSLMDQVPTAWPEEPFVLGIDEHSFAGRDLVITLTDITHHKLLGILTDDRNATLAAWFRTMPKRAQSLIKTVCTDMHGGYRSVVEKELPGMPIVIDKFHVIQHFNFHLGQLRSLYTTSKWPLPKQLLEKNKEDLDEKERVELDVIFKRYPAIAEFWRMKEIMRTVYRMKKPEEAARRFDSLLQGLECDPRSRWQELYRTLKRWRPYILNYFSCGRTTNAYTEGVHTRIKLLKRISYGFRNKLNYIAKMTLAFIPILTLLDLLKRHLV; encoded by the coding sequence ATGAGAAACTCGTCTTCCTTAGAAGCGACGATTCGTGACTTCCGATGTCAGCGGTGCGGCATCTTTCGTGAGGCGCTGCCTGGCATTGATCGGCGAAAGACCACAGAGCGATTCCGTTCACTCATCCTTCCGAAGATCCGCGATCGAAGTTTTTCCGCCGTGGGCAAAGAATATGGCATCTCGGCCATGTCGCTCATCCGGTCAGCCAGAAGTCTCATGGATCAGGTCCCAACGGCATGGCCCGAGGAGCCGTTCGTCCTTGGCATCGACGAACACAGCTTCGCGGGTCGCGATCTTGTCATCACCCTCACGGACATCACGCATCACAAGCTCCTCGGCATTCTCACGGATGATCGCAATGCGACGCTTGCGGCTTGGTTCAGAACCATGCCGAAACGCGCCCAGTCCTTGATCAAAACCGTGTGCACGGACATGCATGGCGGGTATCGATCTGTGGTGGAGAAAGAGCTTCCCGGCATGCCGATCGTGATCGATAAATTCCATGTCATCCAGCATTTCAATTTCCACCTCGGACAGCTGCGGAGTCTCTATACGACATCCAAATGGCCGCTCCCAAAACAGCTCCTCGAAAAGAACAAGGAGGATCTGGACGAGAAGGAACGTGTCGAACTCGACGTCATCTTCAAACGGTACCCGGCCATTGCGGAGTTTTGGAGAATGAAGGAAATCATGCGGACCGTCTATCGGATGAAGAAGCCGGAGGAAGCCGCACGCAGGTTTGACAGCCTGCTCCAGGGGCTTGAATGCGACCCGAGAAGCCGCTGGCAGGAGTTGTACCGAACATTGAAGCGGTGGCGTCCGTACATCCTGAATTACTTTTCATGCGGCAGAACCACGAATGCATATACCGAAGGCGTCCATACGAGGATCAAGCTGCTCAAACGCATCTCGTACGGCTTCCGGAACAAGTTGAACTACATCGCCAAAATGACGTTGGCGTTTATTCCAATTTTGACCCTGCTCGATCTCCTAAAGCGTCACCTTGTTTGA
- a CDS encoding D-glycerate dehydrogenase, with translation MNIFISFNPKGFAENAVRILKKAGHAVTVYPKVYGISRKELLRLSKGRDAVLPLLTDRIDEEFFRAAGPKLKIVANYAVGFDNVDLQAAKKHGVIVTNTPTEAVNESVGEHTFALMLTLAHRIAEADRFSKGGKYTGWKPDQLLGSNLRGKTLGIIGAGRIGSNVAFHAVNGFGMKLLYSDMKRNPDIEKTFRAKYVSMDALLKQSDYVSLHVPLLPSTKHLISAKQLRLMKKTAFLINTARGPVVDEKALLKALKAKKIAGAALDVFECEPAIDCDLRDDLELKAFENVILTPHIASATIEAREGMAEVAAKNIVAVLAGKKPLTPAKV, from the coding sequence ATGAACATTTTTATCTCCTTTAACCCCAAAGGCTTTGCCGAAAACGCCGTGCGCATACTGAAAAAAGCCGGACACGCTGTTACCGTATATCCCAAGGTGTACGGCATATCACGAAAAGAGCTTTTGCGGCTTTCCAAGGGCCGGGATGCCGTTCTGCCGCTCTTGACCGACCGCATTGACGAAGAATTCTTCCGCGCGGCCGGGCCAAAACTCAAAATCGTCGCCAACTACGCTGTAGGTTTTGACAATGTGGATTTACAGGCCGCAAAAAAACACGGCGTTATTGTTACGAACACGCCAACCGAAGCCGTCAACGAATCCGTGGGCGAACACACCTTTGCCCTCATGCTCACGCTGGCACATCGCATTGCCGAAGCGGATCGCTTTTCAAAAGGCGGTAAATACACGGGATGGAAACCAGACCAGCTTTTGGGATCAAATTTGCGCGGAAAAACACTTGGCATTATCGGCGCCGGACGCATTGGGTCCAATGTGGCCTTCCATGCCGTAAACGGCTTTGGCATGAAGCTACTGTATTCGGATATGAAACGAAATCCTGATATCGAAAAAACCTTTAGGGCGAAATATGTTTCCATGGATGCGCTGTTGAAGCAGTCGGACTATGTTTCGCTCCATGTCCCCCTGCTCCCTTCAACAAAGCATCTCATTTCCGCCAAGCAGCTTCGCCTCATGAAAAAAACCGCCTTCCTCATTAACACGGCGCGTGGTCCGGTCGTGGACGAAAAAGCGCTGTTGAAAGCCCTAAAAGCAAAGAAAATTGCCGGTGCCGCTTTGGATGTATTCGAATGCGAACCCGCCATTGACTGCGATCTCCGCGACGATTTGGAACTTAAAGCCTTTGAGAACGTTATTCTGACCCCTCATATCGCAAGCGCGACCATTGAAGCTCGCGAAGGCATGGCAGAGGTTGCCGCGAAAAACATTGTTGCCGTTCTTGCTGGAAAAAAGCCGCTGACGCCCGCAAAAGTCTGA
- a CDS encoding bile acid:sodium symporter, whose amino-acid sequence MKAVLDFISRYQLGLVLLALVAGFIIPEFFAPLNPLNSFFLMVIMFATGIRLDYAALLMQVKDWRTLLLAVSMMMVIMPFLITIPLKFFAPDWTLPFILAAAMPTGLTAPAVMAIMGGRTSLALLISVSTSVVAPFVVPIMLNVLIGETVAIDTVSMMTNISVVVIVPLLLAGIVQWKAGKKRIQKADAAIRMGNLAAFALVIASVTASSASSGAQTGAAWLGIGADGIIIVFLMIVFWFGIAWLAASLLAWRDKLDRLTIIFCLMYMNTTLGVWLADRFFRDTGIAPKLVAIFVATTIILPLFKLYIPAEKRRGYARIYAVEQT is encoded by the coding sequence ATGAAAGCCGTTCTCGATTTCATAAGCCGCTATCAGCTCGGACTCGTTCTGCTGGCTCTCGTCGCCGGTTTTATTATTCCGGAATTTTTTGCGCCCCTCAATCCGCTGAACAGCTTTTTCCTCATGGTCATTATGTTCGCCACGGGCATACGCCTAGATTATGCGGCGCTCCTTATGCAGGTAAAAGACTGGAGGACGCTTTTGCTCGCCGTTTCCATGATGATGGTGATTATGCCGTTTTTGATAACCATACCGCTTAAATTTTTTGCGCCGGATTGGACCCTTCCCTTTATTCTCGCCGCCGCCATGCCCACCGGCCTCACGGCACCAGCCGTTATGGCAATTATGGGAGGCAGAACGTCGCTCGCTCTCCTTATTTCCGTGTCCACGTCCGTGGTCGCCCCATTCGTGGTACCGATCATGTTGAACGTCCTCATCGGCGAAACCGTGGCCATCGATACCGTGAGCATGATGACGAATATATCGGTGGTTGTCATCGTTCCTCTGCTTCTTGCCGGGATTGTCCAATGGAAAGCTGGTAAGAAACGTATTCAAAAAGCGGATGCCGCCATCCGCATGGGGAATCTGGCGGCCTTTGCGCTCGTCATCGCATCGGTCACAGCCTCGAGCGCGTCTTCCGGCGCCCAAACGGGCGCCGCATGGCTCGGCATCGGCGCCGACGGCATTATTATTGTCTTCCTCATGATTGTTTTTTGGTTCGGTATTGCATGGCTCGCGGCTTCTCTGCTTGCGTGGCGCGACAAGCTCGACCGGCTCACGATTATTTTCTGCCTCATGTACATGAATACCACGCTCGGCGTATGGCTAGCCGACCGATTTTTCCGAGATACCGGCATTGCCCCAAAGCTCGTGGCTATTTTTGTGGCCACCACCATTATTCTGCCGCTCTTCAAACTCTATATTCCCGCGGAAAAACGCCGTGGATACGCACGGATATATGCAGTGGAGCAAACCTGA